In a genomic window of Candidatus Hydrogenedentota bacterium:
- a CDS encoding molecular chaperone TorD family protein yields the protein MLAETLEDTTETALARSAFYGVMASAFRHPDSARFRTFAGREECDALSAALFCVDSPYSEAMRAAISDLSEAARCTSHEAMVVAHVRLFGHTARGQVPPYETEYGTGGPFFQPQEMSDIVGFYRAFGLDVDPGKHERLDHIACESEFMCFLCAKEAHALDEKDDSAAEVARQAQRLFLRDHMGAFARTFLTNLSSHTAAPWHVAAAAFCNAFLEAECKRLGLTIGRRYLTLRPIEEVDVPMACGSCDGPCESAEMPEG from the coding sequence ATGCTTGCTGAAACGTTGGAGGACACGACCGAAACCGCCCTTGCGCGCAGCGCCTTCTATGGCGTGATGGCCTCGGCCTTCCGCCATCCAGATAGCGCGCGCTTCCGCACCTTTGCCGGGCGGGAAGAATGCGATGCCCTGAGCGCAGCACTCTTCTGTGTGGACAGCCCGTACTCGGAAGCGATGAGGGCCGCGATCTCCGATTTGTCGGAGGCCGCCCGGTGCACGAGCCACGAGGCAATGGTGGTCGCCCATGTCCGCCTCTTCGGGCATACCGCCCGCGGGCAGGTACCGCCCTACGAGACTGAATACGGGACCGGCGGGCCCTTCTTCCAGCCCCAGGAAATGAGCGATATTGTCGGCTTCTATCGGGCCTTCGGCCTTGATGTGGATCCCGGCAAGCACGAAAGACTCGATCACATTGCGTGCGAAAGCGAGTTCATGTGCTTTCTGTGCGCGAAGGAGGCCCACGCATTGGACGAGAAAGACGATTCCGCCGCCGAGGTGGCCCGCCAGGCGCAGCGCCTCTTCCTTCGCGATCATATGGGCGCTTTTGCGCGCACCTTCCTCACGAACCTTTCCAGCCACACGGCCGCGCCCTGGCACGTGGCGGCGGCGGCGTTCTGCAACGCTTTTTTGGAGGCTGAATGCAAGCGTTTAGGGCTGACCATCGGGCGGCGCTACCTGACCCTCCGGCCAATCGAAGAAGTCGACGTCCCGATGGCCTGTGGAAGTTGCGATGGCCCGTGCGAAAGCGCTGAAATGCCGGAAGGCTGA